The stretch of DNA TCTGAGTGGCACAGAAAGTGGCACAATTTGGCACAGACTTGGGTTGATTCTGGGCAAATGGGGCGTATGTTGCGCTCAGCTTTCGGGCCGGAAACCCTATAAAATAAGCGGTTTTCGAGAATGACGCCGATTCAGCCCAATACCTGGGGGTCAAAAGGTCGCAGGTTCGAATCCTGTCGGCCCGACTTTCTAAGCGGTTGAACAGCAACGACTTACGTCGATGTGCTGGCGTCCGCGGAAAACCCATGCTGTTTTCAATGCTTTTTTTCCTCGGTCTCTGGGCAGCCTCTCGGCCGGCCCCGAGCGTAGAGGGGACCAGGCGGTAAGCGAGCGCCAACTCGCCCCCGTTCCTTGCACAACCAGTCCCCACTTCGACGAGGCTCATCATGTCGCGCCAGCCCACGCTGCGCCGCCGCTGTTCCCTACCAAGTCGCCCGCACCCGCTTCGGCGAGCACCTCGCCAATCTCCGCCGCCAGCCGTTGCCGACGATCGACCTGCCCGACCGCTGCGTCGCGGAGGTTTGTAGCCGCCACCTCGAATGGGCGCAGAAGAACCGCAGCAACAACCTCTTCCGACACCCGCCGCACCGATCGACGTGGCCGCCCAGCACCTTGGTGCGACAGGCCACGATAGCGCGGAACGCGCGGTGCTGGGCGTGCGAGAGCGTCTTGCCGTACCCATCGAGGAACCTCGATCCATCTCCCCGGAACACCTCGGCCGCATCGAGCCGAGGCCGCTCGGTCATGCCGTGGCGGCCGGCTCCCCGTTGAGGCGGTCGAGCGGGCTCTTCGTCTTGCG from Botrimarina mediterranea encodes:
- a CDS encoding transposase zinc-binding domain-containing protein is translated as MTERPRLDAAEVFRGDGSRFLDGYGKTLSHAQHRAFRAIVACRTKVLGGHVDRCGGCRKRLLLRFFCAHSRWRLQTSATQRSGRSIVGNGWRRRLARCSPKRVRATW